A single region of the Gracilibacillus caseinilyticus genome encodes:
- a CDS encoding CD3337/EF1877 family mobilome membrane protein, with amino-acid sequence MKKRIFLILVLTFVCFFIPSTTNMVYAEDGQERESQEYDESRYDLMTYADNSWYEWADKTGTSAVSAIKNFLWQINVVIANITLMIVYQLFSLDIVELTRDSVMAIASGTAGSLITNLGMFAFAIACIGIVIRAYVQQNWQAFFKIVTIIILSMAMLFSISSEKFNYVDIAHGISVAVENAVMQVNPSLTDATDFDVSSGSVGEDVSVQVENKAYQSLLYKPYLLLQYGTTNEDDINAEGSLNGDETRISEYLNANPTTEDGMELREEIAEREYDILENQNIFAGNAFKISAYIMGATLSTIIQAVVFFFLALMRIMLQFAFIFLLILAPFMLFISIFPTFEGLVGQYLKGTFMLILFKGGTMFLVLIATSFIALSYDMADMSNDIYYRIFIQSIFSISIIFMYMKRQFVFDMLNGSNLSLTGMGAGEGMGRQSMNRFRKGANTTKNIGKRTAAGTKKTGKVASRTIGKAGAIASGVNKKTSNMYDQAGRSVSAKGMSMKDRVGEKMNQAKDYVKKSQLGEVGPKESPYHTQEQDRTQSTTNVSNINEERTRDKQQSHTKQQSIGQKGRQDNGAKPNNARSKGNSYRDPRVAQQNLKDSSKNRKDKSNKTVKDAGVNSNQAKYKSKKNQQQTSPKRDQGRSTKRQSHDSGTKTNNQSVSSNVNSSTGRNPYATRENVQRTERANRENKSIQSNQGGMLHQRSLLHGDDNNNERI; translated from the coding sequence TTGAAGAAACGCATATTTTTAATACTAGTGCTTACATTCGTTTGCTTCTTTATTCCTTCTACCACAAATATGGTTTATGCCGAAGATGGTCAAGAAAGAGAATCTCAAGAATATGATGAATCACGTTATGACCTTATGACCTATGCCGACAATAGTTGGTATGAGTGGGCGGATAAAACTGGTACATCTGCTGTATCTGCCATAAAGAACTTTTTGTGGCAAATCAATGTAGTAATTGCCAATATTACGCTAATGATTGTCTATCAATTATTTTCATTAGATATTGTCGAGTTAACCAGAGATTCTGTCATGGCGATAGCGTCAGGTACAGCAGGTTCATTAATTACCAATTTAGGTATGTTCGCTTTTGCAATTGCTTGTATAGGGATTGTTATTCGAGCTTACGTTCAACAGAACTGGCAAGCGTTCTTTAAGATCGTGACAATCATTATATTAAGTATGGCAATGTTGTTCTCTATATCTAGTGAAAAATTTAATTATGTAGATATAGCGCATGGTATATCTGTTGCGGTTGAGAATGCGGTAATGCAAGTTAATCCTTCTTTAACTGATGCGACTGATTTTGATGTATCCAGTGGTAGTGTCGGTGAAGATGTATCGGTTCAAGTAGAAAATAAAGCATATCAATCACTACTATATAAACCTTATTTATTACTTCAATATGGAACAACGAATGAAGATGATATTAATGCAGAAGGTAGCCTAAATGGAGATGAAACGAGGATTTCCGAGTATTTAAATGCAAACCCAACGACAGAAGATGGGATGGAATTAAGAGAAGAAATTGCTGAACGTGAATATGACATATTAGAAAACCAAAATATATTTGCGGGTAATGCATTTAAAATATCAGCTTACATCATGGGAGCAACCCTATCAACCATTATTCAAGCTGTTGTCTTTTTCTTCTTGGCATTAATGCGAATCATGTTGCAATTTGCGTTTATTTTCTTGTTGATTTTAGCACCTTTTATGCTATTTATATCGATTTTTCCGACTTTTGAAGGGTTAGTTGGACAATATTTAAAAGGTACATTTATGCTCATTCTATTTAAAGGTGGCACTATGTTTCTTGTATTGATAGCCACTAGTTTTATAGCTCTAAGTTATGATATGGCTGATATGTCAAACGATATTTACTATCGTATTTTTATCCAGTCTATTTTTAGTATTTCGATTATCTTCATGTATATGAAACGTCAATTTGTTTTCGATATGCTAAACGGTTCTAATTTATCCTTAACAGGAATGGGAGCAGGAGAAGGCATGGGAAGACAGTCTATGAATCGTTTTAGAAAGGGAGCGAATACGACAAAAAATATTGGAAAGAGAACTGCTGCAGGAACGAAGAAAACTGGAAAAGTGGCATCTAGAACTATTGGAAAAGCAGGAGCTATCGCTTCCGGTGTAAACAAAAAAACATCCAATATGTATGACCAAGCAGGTAGAAGTGTATCCGCCAAAGGCATGTCTATGAAAGATAGAGTTGGCGAGAAGATGAACCAAGCAAAAGACTATGTAAAGAAATCGCAACTTGGCGAAGTTGGACCAAAAGAAAGTCCGTATCACACACAAGAACAAGATCGGACGCAATCAACAACTAACGTATCTAATATCAATGAGGAGCGTACTCGAGATAAACAACAAAGTCATACTAAACAGCAATCTATTGGTCAAAAAGGAAGACAGGATAATGGTGCTAAACCTAATAATGCTAGATCAAAAGGAAACTCATATCGTGATCCACGTGTAGCTCAACAGAATCTAAAAGATTCCTCTAAAAATCGTAAAGACAAGTCGAATAAAACGGTTAAAGATGCAGGCGTTAATAGTAATCAAGCAAAATATAAATCTAAGAAAAATCAACAACAGACTTCACCAAAAAGAGATCAAGGGCGCTCAACAAAGAGACAGTCACACGATTCAGGAACTAAAACAAATAATCAATCCGTTAGCTCTAATGTGAACAGTAGTACAGGAAGGAATCCTTATGCTACAAGAGAAAACGTGCAAAGAACAGAAAGAGCAAACAGAGAAAACAAGAGTATTCAATCCAATCAAGGCGGTATGTTACATCAACGTTCTTTATTACATGGTGATGATAACAACAATGAAAGGATTTAA
- a CDS encoding lysozyme family protein gives METAKEIVKEVAKRKAQKVAFLVFLKYILPILLVCALIFGVLFMILAIAGSFVQQDGGLEGGEAVNLSEEVLAYRPIVEEYATEYGVEEYVGIILALMMQESGGRGDDPMQASESLCGSVGCITDPEQSIEHGVKYFSQVLERAEGDVKLTLQSYNFGGGFIDYVMDNGGSYTQELAIDFSSMKYEELKHTGNYSCVRPEAVQYNACYGDIYYVDAVLRYYDYTLVIEGEFAMPVQGTMTSDYGMRSDPHTGEQDMHTGIDFGCINHVTPIYATHPGKIVYSQFHVNNNGTPGYGNLVMVQHGEQFITAYAHMSSLNVDVGETVDQGQKVGVCGSTGSSTGPHLHFETKTGLWDGHQNPAEVLGIGDL, from the coding sequence ATGGAAACAGCTAAAGAAATCGTAAAAGAAGTGGCAAAAAGAAAAGCTCAAAAAGTGGCTTTTCTGGTGTTTTTGAAATACATTTTACCGATTCTTTTAGTGTGTGCGCTAATTTTTGGGGTGTTATTTATGATATTAGCAATAGCCGGTAGTTTTGTTCAACAAGATGGAGGGTTAGAAGGTGGCGAAGCAGTTAATTTGAGTGAAGAAGTGTTAGCGTATAGACCAATTGTGGAGGAATATGCCACAGAATATGGTGTGGAAGAATATGTAGGGATTATCCTTGCTCTCATGATGCAAGAATCGGGAGGGCGAGGGGATGACCCTATGCAAGCGTCAGAAAGCCTATGCGGTAGTGTAGGATGTATCACAGACCCAGAACAATCCATAGAACATGGTGTTAAATATTTTTCGCAAGTGTTAGAACGTGCGGAAGGCGACGTGAAGCTTACGCTTCAATCTTATAATTTTGGCGGTGGTTTTATCGACTATGTCATGGATAATGGTGGTAGTTATACGCAAGAATTAGCTATTGACTTTTCTTCCATGAAATACGAGGAATTGAAGCACACAGGAAATTATTCTTGTGTTCGACCAGAAGCTGTTCAATATAACGCTTGCTATGGTGATATTTATTATGTAGATGCTGTTTTAAGGTACTATGATTACACATTGGTGATCGAAGGTGAATTCGCGATGCCAGTACAGGGGACTATGACAAGTGATTACGGAATGCGAAGTGACCCCCATACCGGAGAACAAGATATGCATACAGGGATAGATTTTGGTTGTATTAACCATGTTACGCCTATTTATGCTACGCATCCGGGGAAAATCGTCTATTCTCAATTTCATGTGAATAATAATGGGACGCCTGGTTACGGAAATCTTGTCATGGTACAGCATGGCGAACAATTCATTACGGCTTATGCTCATATGTCCAGTTTGAATGTAGATGTTGGAGAAACCGTCGATCAAGGTCAAAAAGTCGGTGTGTGTGGCTCTACAGGTTCGAGCACAGGACCCCATTTACACTTTGAAACAAAGACTGGTTTATGGGATGGGCATCAGAATCCTGCTGAGGTATTAGGGATAGGAGATTTATAG
- a CDS encoding AbrB/MazE/SpoVT family DNA-binding domain-containing protein, translating into MKSTGVVRNTDELGRVVIPKELRRSLEIKEKDPLEIFVDNEKVVLQKYKAMKECMVTGKIKESNMTLADGKITLSQEGMDQLLQEIKNKSS; encoded by the coding sequence GTGAAGAGTACAGGTGTTGTAAGAAATACAGATGAGTTAGGTCGCGTTGTGATTCCAAAGGAGCTTCGTCGATCGTTGGAGATTAAAGAAAAAGACCCTTTAGAAATCTTTGTAGACAATGAAAAGGTTGTTTTGCAAAAATATAAGGCTATGAAAGAGTGTATGGTAACGGGTAAAATCAAAGAAAGTAATATGACGTTGGCTGATGGTAAGATAACATTAAGTCAGGAAGGCATGGATCAGTTATTGCAAGAAATAAAAAACAAATCTAGTTAA
- a CDS encoding LacI family DNA-binding transcriptional regulator, producing the protein MKKNITIYDIAKEANVSPSTVSRVLTGNERVKPVTKQKVDAIIEKYNFRPNSLARSLLYKQSKMIGIILPDINHPFFSTLVQKSEAHALSLGYTSFLCNSMNDTDVESTYLQNLIDKQVDGILFLGGRINQVATDPKLAEEMNRIMDRVPVVFVNGEMAGVDAHVIQTDEKEGITNVIDLLHNLNHQRIAFLGGEQGVTSREVKVNAFKEALARHHLPIHEQWIMNEGFDIESGEELANHLLYLNEKPTAIVCVNDFVAIGVIKTLNKFGIRVPEDISVVGFDDIYLAKDFPPGITSVSQNYEELGKTAVDVLVKLINGESAKKKSTVPTKLQLRNSCQLAKREEVDKE; encoded by the coding sequence ATGAAAAAAAACATCACAATCTATGATATTGCAAAGGAAGCGAATGTTTCCCCATCTACCGTATCACGTGTGTTAACGGGTAACGAAAGAGTAAAACCTGTTACCAAGCAGAAGGTAGATGCGATAATCGAGAAATATAACTTCCGTCCGAACAGTCTGGCTAGAAGCTTATTATATAAACAATCGAAAATGATCGGAATTATTTTACCTGATATTAATCACCCTTTTTTTTCTACCTTAGTGCAAAAAAGTGAAGCACATGCATTGTCATTAGGCTATACTTCTTTTTTGTGCAATTCAATGAATGATACAGATGTTGAATCTACCTATTTGCAAAACCTTATCGACAAACAAGTGGATGGTATTCTATTTCTAGGTGGCCGTATAAATCAAGTAGCTACAGATCCCAAGCTTGCAGAAGAGATGAATAGAATTATGGATCGTGTACCAGTAGTATTTGTTAATGGTGAAATGGCAGGAGTAGATGCTCATGTAATCCAAACAGATGAAAAAGAAGGAATCACCAATGTCATCGATTTACTTCACAATTTGAATCATCAACGAATTGCTTTTTTAGGGGGAGAACAAGGTGTAACTTCAAGAGAAGTAAAGGTTAACGCCTTTAAAGAAGCACTTGCTCGACATCATTTACCTATCCATGAGCAATGGATTATGAATGAGGGATTCGATATTGAATCAGGAGAAGAACTCGCTAACCACTTACTTTATTTAAATGAAAAGCCAACCGCGATTGTATGTGTTAATGATTTCGTAGCTATCGGTGTCATCAAAACGCTGAATAAATTTGGCATTAGAGTTCCTGAGGATATCTCTGTAGTGGGATTTGATGATATTTATTTGGCAAAGGATTTTCCTCCAGGTATTACTTCTGTCAGCCAGAACTATGAGGAACTGGGAAAGACTGCTGTCGATGTATTAGTGAAATTAATAAATGGCGAATCCGCTAAAAAGAAGAGTACAGTACCAACGAAGCTACAGTTAAGGAATTCCTGTCAATTAGCAAAAAGAGAAGAGGTTGACAAAGAATAG
- a CDS encoding peptidoglycan-binding domain-containing protein: MKKLKKYFIAFMLLTCVSFTAVSSVSAYEYRDKATWATVGYGYTTSGGFVGAVQADLWATGYQTATGSVDELYGSRTNQGVKYFQNKYGLSADGIVGSNTWHRFELYTYDRPNNKRVYSNTGSSIYEVRYATYALGGQSFSVNYYLYNTSTESTEASGSVYNY; encoded by the coding sequence ATGAAGAAACTAAAAAAATACTTCATTGCTTTCATGTTGTTAACTTGTGTCTCCTTTACAGCAGTGAGTAGTGTTTCAGCCTATGAATATCGTGATAAAGCAACATGGGCAACAGTTGGTTACGGGTACACCACATCAGGGGGGTTTGTAGGTGCTGTTCAAGCTGATTTATGGGCAACAGGATATCAAACAGCAACAGGATCTGTAGATGAACTTTATGGTTCCAGGACCAATCAAGGTGTTAAGTATTTTCAGAATAAATACGGATTATCTGCAGATGGAATTGTTGGATCGAACACATGGCATAGATTTGAGCTATACACATATGATAGACCTAATAACAAAAGGGTATATAGCAATACAGGTAGTTCAATATATGAAGTAAGGTACGCTACTTATGCTCTGGGTGGACAATCTTTTTCAGTGAATTATTATCTATATAATACATCTACAGAAAGTACTGAAGCAAGTGGTTCGGTATATAATTATTAA
- a CDS encoding glycoside hydrolase family 35 protein — translation MLTTKNGQFYLDEKPFQILSGGIHYFRVVPEHWEDRLQKLKALGLNTVETYIPWNFHEPKKGEFHFSGLGDVEKFIELAHQLGLYVILRPSPYICAEWDMGGLPSWLLKENNLVLRSSEPTYLKHITDYYNVLLPKFKKHLYQNGGPVIAMQIENEYGAYGNDLEYLSYLKKLYQKHGLDTFYFTSDGPEFIEQGSLPDVTTTLNFGSKVESAFATLDKFKPGSPKMVAEFWIGWFDYWSGEHHTRDAQDAADVFRELMTHKSSVNFYMFHGGTNFGFFNGANHYDIYYPTITSYDYDSLLTESGQPTEKYRKAKEVLADYIEVPEDYQSKIQTKSFGEVQVTESVSIFDTLPEISRKVQHITPLSMEQIDQSYGYTLYKTTVNRQGDLKFDIDAIHDRGFIYINGVYVDTVYKNDKDTERTLHFPRQENVLEILVENMGHANYGEHLSDQKGVVKNIWLGEQYWFNWDMYAIELDTLPENYAGSENRYPKFFKGHFTVAETADTYVDLEGFTKGNVFINGFNLGRYWVTVGPQRRLYVPGPLINEEENEIVILELENAATDSVQLVDEPKLS, via the coding sequence ATGTTAACAACTAAAAATGGTCAGTTTTATTTAGATGAAAAGCCGTTTCAAATCTTATCGGGTGGTATTCATTATTTCAGGGTCGTCCCGGAACACTGGGAGGACCGCCTGCAAAAGTTAAAAGCACTGGGTCTGAATACAGTGGAAACGTATATTCCTTGGAACTTTCATGAACCGAAAAAAGGTGAGTTTCATTTTTCAGGACTTGGCGATGTAGAGAAATTTATCGAACTGGCTCATCAGCTCGGATTATACGTGATCTTGAGACCATCACCATATATTTGTGCAGAATGGGACATGGGCGGGTTACCTTCATGGCTGTTAAAAGAGAACAATCTGGTACTTAGAAGCAGTGAACCAACTTATTTGAAGCATATTACTGACTATTATAATGTGCTATTGCCAAAATTCAAAAAACATTTGTATCAAAATGGTGGACCGGTGATTGCGATGCAAATTGAAAATGAATATGGTGCATATGGAAATGACCTGGAGTATCTGTCCTATCTCAAAAAATTGTATCAAAAGCATGGCCTTGATACTTTCTATTTTACATCAGACGGTCCGGAATTTATCGAACAAGGTTCTCTGCCAGATGTTACGACAACGCTTAATTTTGGTTCCAAAGTGGAAAGTGCGTTTGCCACATTAGATAAGTTCAAGCCTGGCTCTCCGAAAATGGTAGCGGAGTTTTGGATTGGCTGGTTTGATTACTGGTCCGGTGAGCATCATACGAGAGATGCGCAGGATGCAGCGGATGTTTTTCGAGAATTAATGACACATAAAAGTTCTGTGAATTTCTATATGTTCCATGGCGGAACAAATTTCGGCTTTTTTAATGGTGCCAATCATTACGATATTTATTATCCGACCATTACAAGCTATGATTATGACAGCTTACTTACAGAAAGTGGTCAGCCAACTGAAAAATACCGTAAAGCAAAAGAAGTACTGGCAGATTATATAGAAGTACCGGAGGATTATCAGAGCAAGATTCAAACTAAATCTTTTGGAGAAGTTCAAGTAACAGAATCAGTCAGTATCTTTGATACACTACCTGAAATTAGCCGAAAAGTGCAACATATTACACCATTATCAATGGAGCAAATCGATCAATCTTACGGTTACACACTATACAAAACAACAGTAAACAGACAAGGTGATTTAAAGTTTGATATCGATGCGATTCATGACCGAGGTTTTATCTATATCAATGGTGTATATGTGGATACCGTATATAAAAACGATAAAGATACGGAAAGAACCTTGCATTTCCCACGACAAGAGAATGTGTTGGAAATTTTAGTGGAAAACATGGGCCACGCCAACTATGGAGAACATTTAAGCGATCAAAAAGGGGTAGTGAAAAACATTTGGCTGGGCGAACAATATTGGTTCAATTGGGACATGTACGCTATTGAATTAGATACACTGCCTGAAAACTATGCCGGATCGGAAAATCGCTATCCTAAATTTTTCAAAGGTCATTTTACCGTAGCTGAAACAGCGGATACCTACGTTGACCTGGAAGGATTTACGAAAGGTAATGTCTTTATCAACGGATTTAACTTGGGGAGATACTGGGTGACAGTTGGACCACAGCGCAGACTGTATGTACCAGGTCCATTAATAAATGAAGAAGAAAACGAAATCGTCATTTTAGAGTTGGAAAATGCTGCTACTGATTCTGTCCAATTAGTGGATGAGCCAAAATTGTCTTAG
- a CDS encoding DUF4030 domain-containing protein, translating to MKNKILLVIVTLTFVIIFIWFQNNSNETNENDITISESHASAEQAFENFLHEKSKDYEYMDYGIIADPNSAYSSVTILTSSKVDVIELEEVINKKIQDLNLNYHVTINQQDLSKVKTEKNWSNIASAASKYLEEKKHIENIQVLKSVNTSNMKVGLVIKNHSQLPNKSIKKHIEEFLHTPEMKKLINNHPYTVRVINE from the coding sequence ATGAAAAATAAAATCCTACTGGTTATTGTAACTTTGACTTTTGTTATTATTTTTATTTGGTTTCAGAATAACAGCAATGAAACAAACGAAAATGATATAACTATAAGTGAAAGCCATGCTAGTGCAGAACAAGCATTTGAAAATTTTCTCCATGAAAAAAGCAAAGACTATGAATATATGGATTATGGTATCATAGCTGACCCCAATAGTGCTTATTCAAGCGTGACTATATTAACCAGTTCCAAGGTAGATGTAATAGAACTAGAAGAAGTAATCAATAAAAAAATTCAAGATTTAAATTTAAATTATCATGTAACCATTAACCAACAGGATTTGTCGAAAGTGAAAACAGAAAAGAATTGGTCAAATATAGCTTCTGCAGCGTCAAAGTATCTAGAGGAAAAAAAGCACATAGAAAACATCCAAGTATTAAAGTCTGTAAATACGTCTAACATGAAGGTCGGATTAGTAATTAAAAATCACTCACAACTACCAAATAAGTCTATAAAAAAACATATCGAGGAATTTTTACATACACCTGAAATGAAGAAATTAATTAACAATCATCCATACACGGTTCGTGTAATAAACGAATAA